tggggggggtttttgggttttgaccCTTGAGCTATTATCAGCTGTCTATGTAAGTAatgatacacaatacatacagTTTTACTTCTTATAAGAAAGAAATTCTTGAAACTGGTTATGTGGctaatgtatataatttcataatacatTTATCTTCAGGTTGGAGTAGAGCGAGAGATGGTTGGTTCTGGTGTTCGGCAGTTGATGCACAGATAGTGGTGTGTCTGGATGGAAGGAGCTTGATGCACTGCTTCCTCCTGCATCTCAGGCTCTTCTTCATACACCTTCACCACAATTTAACAGAGTACCTGCACTATCAACCAGACCATCACCAAGTTCCAGGTACTGAAGGGGTCTCATTATCTCATGgtcttttttagtttattattgtttgtatgttatcatattttgtgatttatggaaaaaaattatttttttcttcttttccccctttgcagAAGGAGATCAGTCCATTTCTGCAGAGCATCTTTGTCCCACTTGTGTCTGCAATCTTCTCAGCCCTCTCAGAACCATTGAAGAgaatgatgaggaagagaggagaacgcGGAGACTACTCCAACGGAATTACTACCTCTTCCTGACAACGATTGTGTCTAATAACCTTCTAGATGTTATGGCTTCCTTAGATTCTAACATCTTCAATCAGGTGTGTGCATGTAGATAGTTTTTGTGATTAGCACATTTAAGTTTGTTACATGTATTACTATAAGGAATTCTTAAagtttgattttcttattttcattacatacatacattaaaatagttACAGAATGCTGAACAATAAGTATAACAAGTAGCGGGTATAGAAATTTATCAGAGTAGAAAAGACTAGAGAAAAAACAAATGTGTTATTTTAGAAtgtttattatacagtatataagtAGGTGAAAAGAATTagtgtacatatttatcataatttgagTAGGGACTGGCAAGGAAGCCAACCTGCTGGATCCCTAGAGCTTTTAAGAAATAGAATGTTAACCCATTGGATCGGGgtgcattaggcttacttgattgGCCACTTTGATCGATGCGAGGCTTATAGACCAGGCGCATGTGAACATTCATATGCAGTGACACAACTCTATACCTCCCCTTGTTtagttatttcctcttct
The Penaeus monodon isolate SGIC_2016 unplaced genomic scaffold, NSTDA_Pmon_1 PmonScaffold_10373, whole genome shotgun sequence DNA segment above includes these coding regions:
- the LOC119568648 gene encoding exportin-T-like — its product is WSRARDGWFWCSAVDAQIVVCLDGRSLMHCFLLHLRLFFIHLHHNLTEYLHYQPDHHQVPEGDQSISAEHLCPTCVCNLLSPLRTIEENDEEERRTRRLLQRNYYLFLTTIVSNNLLDVMASLDSNIFNQVLMSVVQGAVEFPDPVAQKNCFVILRRLTEAWGDKDTGPPGFLEFLYTQVVPACFLAPLKTTLI